In Chitinophagaceae bacterium C216, the genomic stretch TTTTATCTCAATTACAACAAATCGAATCGGTTATTGAGGAAGAACTGGAAAAATAAATACCGTAACCATAACCGTTAAAAGAGCCTTTCTTTTTTACCCTCACACCTTCGCAGCGTCTTCAGCAATGGAAAAACGAGGAGTATTGAAGCCAAATTCTAATCCTCTCCCTTATTCCAAGAAGTAAGGTTGGGCACATATTAAATCCCAAATTTATTTTATCTTCGCCCACTGCCATAAGTGTCGTGGTAGTGACGTAATTTTATATAGATAGGTAGTATTATTTGTTAAGAAAATTTAAAAATGAATTTTAATGGATCCCATAATAAGTTTTGTTATAGTGGCTGTGGTTGCCCTACTGGTTGGCATTATAGCGGGTAAATTTATTTTTGCTAAAAGCACAAAAGAAAAGATTCAGGAAGCGGAATTAAAAGCGCAAACTATCATAAAAGAGGCTGAATTAAGAGCTGAAAATATTAGAAAAGAAAAAGAATTACAGGCGAAGGAAAAAATCGTTTCTTTAAAATCAGCTCATGATAAAGAAGTAAATGAGCGCAATCGCAAACTTGCCGAAACCGAAAACCGCATTAGACAAAGAGAACAGCTGTTAATTCAAAAAGAATTGACGCTGGAAAAACAGGTTAAAGACAACGACGTTATTAAGGAAAACCTTAACAAACAAATCGAAATCGTCAATAAAAAACGCACAGAGCTGGAGAAACACCAGGAAGAACATATCCGGCGTCTGGAAAAAATTGCTTCGCTTACTGCAGAAGAAGCCAAAAGCCAACTGATAGAAACTCTTAAAAACGAAGCAATAACACAGGCAATCGGCATTCAGCAGGAAATTATTGACGAGGCAAAACAGAAAGCAAATAAAGAAGCCCGTAAAATTATTATTCAAACCATTCAGCGTACTGCTGCGGAACAAGCCATTGAAAACTCAATTACCGTTTTCAATCTGGAAAGTGATGAGGTAAAAGGACAAATTATCGGTCGTGAAGGTCGTAATATTCGTGCGTTGGAAGCCGCTACTGGAGTAGACCTGATTGTGGACGATACCCCAGAAGCTATTTTATTGTCCTGCTTTGACCCGCTTCGCCGTGAGATTGCCCGACTTAGTTTACAACGCTTGGTGACAGATGGTCGTATCCACCCGGCACGCATCGAGGAAGTGGTAGAAAAAACCCGCAAACAGATCGAAGAACAGGTAATGGAAATCGGCGAACGCACCGTTATCGATTTAGGCATTCACGGTCTGCATAAAGAACTGGTAAGAATGGTAGGGCGCATGCGCTATCGTTCTTCATACGGACAAAATCTGCTCATGCACAGCCGTGAAACTGCTAATCTTTGTGCTACGATGGCTGCCGAGCTGGGATTGAACCCCAAACTGGCTAAACGCGCCGGTTTATTACACGATATTGGTAAAGTACCTGATGAAGAAAGCGAGCTGAGCCACGCACTGCTGGGTGCTAAGTTGGCCGAAAAATATGGCGAAAGCCCTGCAGTGGTAAATGCCATTGCCGCTCACCACGATGAAGTGGAAATGAAATACATTATTGCTCCTATTGTGCAGGCTTGCGACGCCATTAGTGGTGCCCGTCCGGGAGCCCGCCGCGAAATTATGCAGCAATATCTGCAACGCATTAAAGACCTCGAAAATCTCGCTGTAAGCTATCCAGGTGTAGAAAAAGCTTACGCAATTCAAGCGGGACGCGAGCTGCGTGTTATTGTAGAATCGGACAAAGTAACTGACCAAGATAGTGACAGGCTCTCCTTCGAGATTGCACAAAGAATTCAGTCGGAAATGACCTTCCCCGGACAAATAAAAGTTACTGTCATCCGCGAGAAGAGAGCTGTAAACGTGGCCAGATAATTTATTCAGACCGTCAAATAAAAAAATATATCAAAAGAGGAGCTTAAAGCTCCTCTTTCTTTTTATGCAGTATCATTGTTGCTCGGTTCTACTACTCGCTAGCCTATACATTTCATGTTCCAGCAATAATGCCAAATAGTACGCACGACATTTATAATAAAAATTGATTTTGCGGCTTTTGGCAAAAATTCCCTTAATAGGATTAGGAAACACAGATGTCATATTGGCTACAAAAAAATAAAAATCGTCCAAATCTTGCTCCAAAAGCTGTATACGCGTTAATACAGGCACTCCTAACCTGAGTAATGAAGTTTGCAATAACACAGCTCGCATCCCGGCGTTTGTTTTTAATAATTCTTTTTGAATATCCCTAATCAGTAAGGGTTTCAAAGCAGCTAGTTCAGGCAATTGAGGATGTGCAGCCACCAAACGCGATAGATGGTATAAAATAATCGCCGCATCTTGATAATGCGGTGCCACATAAGGCGGTCGCTTTATATGCAAGCCTGCTCGTACCATATCGCTAATGAGGTGGATGGTGGCGCTATCATGTGCCCCTAATGGAAACCCATTATCCAGCACAAATCTCAGCCCATTTGCCTGTACACAGATGTCAAAATCTATTGGCATGTTTTTGCCAAACCAGGTAGCATAGGCTTTACGATTCTTATAGCGCTTGTAGGTATTTCTAATACGTAAGGTATTGCCATTAGCATGGCGAGCGATCAACTGTTTGACGGCCTGTTTAAGGCTGTCGGGAAAATCAGCAGAAAGGTAAATAATGGCCGTATCATCTAAGTCATCGGGCAAAATATATTTGCTTCTGCTGGAAAAATATTTACTGTTAGGAAAGTGCCTAGAAGGATTCGTCTGCCAAAAATTGTAAGTGGGCCCTCCTTCTTTGTTTCTGTATAAAGGATAATTAACAATTGCACGCGCTGCAATGCTGTCTACCAATTGCTGATTTTGCAAGGATAGTGCATCGCGAATGCTTTTCAAAGTCCATACAATAAGACCGGTAAAAAATATATTATCATCTTCTTTTTCGTTATACCGAAATCCTAAATAACAACGTTGGGAAGGAAACAAGCCAGCATTATAATAAATATCCGACTTACTTTTCTGCAAGCCTACAATAGCATTTAACAAAGAATCTACATAAGCATTCTGGCCCCGAATAGTCGGGGTTATTGATAATATCCATACGAGAATCCAACAAATTCGTAACATGCTTTGTTATTGTGTGATAATCTTACAAAAGTACATTACGGGAAAGCGTTTCGGCATCACACAGTGTGTATATTTTATTTCAGCAATTAATTTAAATTGAATAATATTGCCGCTCTAACCGGTGCAGAATTATATTCTCTTCCTTCATTACCGAATATCTGAAAAACCGTGAACAGAATATTCTATCTGCATAATTATTTATTCCGATGCTTGCCCGATAAAAATGAGCATAAAATATGAAGGGCAATAACAAAGCTGTA encodes the following:
- the rny gene encoding Ribonuclease Y — protein: MDPIISFVIVAVVALLVGIIAGKFIFAKSTKEKIQEAELKAQTIIKEAELRAENIRKEKELQAKEKIVSLKSAHDKEVNERNRKLAETENRIRQREQLLIQKELTLEKQVKDNDVIKENLNKQIEIVNKKRTELEKHQEEHIRRLEKIASLTAEEAKSQLIETLKNEAITQAIGIQQEIIDEAKQKANKEARKIIIQTIQRTAAEQAIENSITVFNLESDEVKGQIIGREGRNIRALEAATGVDLIVDDTPEAILLSCFDPLRREIARLSLQRLVTDGRIHPARIEEVVEKTRKQIEEQVMEIGERTVIDLGIHGLHKELVRMVGRMRYRSSYGQNLLMHSRETANLCATMAAELGLNPKLAKRAGLLHDIGKVPDEESELSHALLGAKLAEKYGESPAVVNAIAAHHDEVEMKYIIAPIVQACDAISGARPGARREIMQQYLQRIKDLENLAVSYPGVEKAYAIQAGRELRVIVESDKVTDQDSDRLSFEIAQRIQSEMTFPGQIKVTVIREKRAVNVAR